The proteins below are encoded in one region of Epinephelus lanceolatus isolate andai-2023 chromosome 7, ASM4190304v1, whole genome shotgun sequence:
- the LOC117261344 gene encoding UDP-N-acetylglucosamine--peptide N-acetylglucosaminyltransferase 110 kDa subunit isoform X5 has product MACYLKAIETQPNFAVAWSNLGCVFNAQGEIWLAIHHFEKAVTLDPNFLDAYINLGNVLKEARIFDRAVAGYLRALSLSPNHAVVHGNLACVYYEQGLIDLAIDTYRRAIELQPHFPDAYCNLANALKEKGNVSEAEECYNTALRLCPTHADSLNNLANIKREQGNIEEAVQLYRKALEVFPEFAAAHSNLASVLQQQGKLQEALMHYKEAIRISPTFADAYSNMGNTLKEMQDVQGALQCYTRAIQINPAFADAHSNLASIHKDSGNIPEAIASYRTALKLKPDFPDAYCNLAHCLQIVCDWTDYDERMKKLVSIVADQLDKNRLPSVHPHHSMLYPLSHGFRKAIAERHGNLCLDKVHALIKINALHKPAFEHPKDLKSSSGRLRIGYVSSDFGNHPTSHLMQSIPGMHNPEKFEVFCYALSPDDSTNFRVKVVAEAHHFTDLSQIPCNGKAADRIHQDGIHILVNMNGYTKGARNELFALRPAPIQTMWLGYPGTSGAPFMDYIISDKETSPLEVAEQYSEKLAYMPHTFFIGDHANMFPHLKKKAVIDFKSNGHIFDNRIVLNGIDLKAFLDSLPDVKVIMMKCDNNQESAGDTNGALSMPVIPMNTAAEAIINMINQGQIQVTINGFTVSNGLATTQINNKAATGEEVPRTIVVTTRSQYGLPEDSIVYCNFNQLYKIDPPTLQMWANILKRVPNSVLWLLRFPAVGEPNIQQYAQNMGLPGSRIIFSPVAPKEEHVRRGQLADVCLDTPLCNGHTTGMDVLWAGTPMVTMPGETLASRVAASQLSCLGCPELIAHSRQEYEDIAVKLGSDMEYLKMVRARVWKQRICSPLFNTKQYTMDLERLYLQMWDHHSNGNKPEHLVKIHSVETSENA; this is encoded by the exons ATG GCTTGTTACCTGAAAGCCATTGAGACTCAGCCCAACTTTGCAGTGGCTTGGAGCAACCTGGGCTGTGTGTTTAATGCCCAAGGAGAGATATGGTTGGCCATACACCATTTTGAAAAG GCTGTGACTCTGGACCCAAATTTCCTTGATGCATACATCAATTTAGGAAATGTTCTGAAGGAAGCCCGCATCTTTGACAG AGCGGTGGCTGGATACCTGAGAGCCCTGAGTCTCAGCCCCAACCATGCAGTTGTCCATGGAAACCTGGCCTGTGTCTACTATGAGCAAGGCCTCATTGACCTGGCTATTGACACCTACCGTCGGGCTATTGAACTGCAGCCCCACTTCCCTGATGCCTACTGTAATCTGGCAAATGCCCTGAAGGAGAAAGGCAAT GTGTCTGAAGCAGAGGAGTGCTACAACACAGCCTTGCGTTTGTGTCCAACCCATGCAGACTCTCTCAACAACTTGGCCAATATCAAGCGTGAGCAGGGCAACATTGAGGAGGCAGTTCAGCTCTACAGAAAAGCACTAGAG gtGTTCCCAGAGTTTGCAGCAGCTCATTCTAACCTTGCCAGTGTCCTGCAGCAGCAGGGCAAACTCCAGGAGGCCCTCATGCACTACAAAGAGGCCATCAG AATCAGCCCCACATTTGCTGATGCCTACTCCAACATGGGCAATACACTGAAGGAAATGCAGGATGTACAGGGAGCGCTGCAATGCTACACCCGTGCCATCCAGATCAACCCTGCCTTTGCTGACGCTCACAGCAATTTGGCCTCCATCCACAAG GATTCTGGAAACATCCCAGAGGCCATTGCATCTTACCGCACAGCCTTGAAACTCAAGCCAGACTTCCCTGATGCGTACTGCAACCTGGCACATTGCCTGCAG ATTGTGTGTGACTGGACAGATTATGATGAGCGGATGAAGAAGCTTGTGAGCATCGTGGCTGACCAGCTGGACAAGAACCGCTTGCCCTCAGTGCACCCACACCACAGCATGCTGTATCCTCTCTCTCACGGCTTCCGCAAGGCCATTGCCGAGCGCCACGGAAACCTTTGCCTGGACAAGGTACACGCACTGATCAAA attaacGCACTGCACAAACCTGCCTTTGAGCATCCGAAGGATCTGAAATCCAGCAGTGGACGTCTGCGCATTGGCTACGTCAGCTCTGACTTTGGCAACCACCCAACTTCTCACCTGATGCAGTCCATTCCTGGAATGCACAATCCTGAGAAATTTGAG gtgttctgcTATGCGCTCAGCCCTGATGATAGTACCAACTTCCGTGTGAAAGTGGTTGCAGAGGCTCATCATTTCACAGACCTCTCGCAG ATTCCTTGCAATGGCAAGGCAGCTGATCGTATTCACCAGGATGGAATCCACATCCTGGTCAACATGAACGGATACACCAAGGGAGCCCGAAATGAGCTGTTTGCCCTTCGCCCTGCCCCCATTCAG ACTATGTGGCTGGGTTACCCTGGAACCAGTGGGGCTCCTTTCATGGACTACATCATCTCTGACAAGGAGACGTCACCTTTGGAAGTAGCCGAGCAGTATTCTGAGAAACTGGCCTACATGCCCCATACTTTCTTCATCGGTGACCACGCCAACATGTTCCCTCACCTCAAG AAAAAGGCTGTGATTGATTTCAAATCTAATGGACACATCTTTGACAACCGCATCGTTCTTAATGGTATTGATCTGAAGGCCTTCTTGGACAGTCTGCCAGATGTTAAAGTGATAATG ATGAAGTGTGACAACAACCAGGAATCTGCTGGGGACACAAATGGAGCTCTGTCTATGCCTGTAATCCCCATGAACACAGCAGCTGAAGCAATCATCAACATGATCAACCAAGGCCAAATCCAGGTCACAATCAATGGCTTCACTGTAAGCAATGGCCTGGCCACCACACAG ATCAACAACAAAGCTGCCACTGGTGAAGAGGTGCCACGCACAATCGTCGTGACAACCCGCTCCCAGTATGGTCTCCCAGAGGACTCAATCGTCTACTGCAACTTCAACCAGCTCTACAAGATTGATCCCCCTACTCTTCAGATGTGGGCCAAT atcCTGAAGCGTGTGCCCAACAGTGTGCTGTGGCTTCTTCGCTTCCCAGCTGTCGGCGAGCCCAACATCCAGCAGTACGCTCAGAACATGGGTCTGCCTGGCTCCCGCATCATCTTCTCTCCGGTGGCCCCCAAGGAGGAGCATGTGAGAAGGGGCCAGCTGGCCGATGTGTGCCTGGACACTCCTCTGTGCAACGGTCACACCACAGGCATGGATGTTCTCTGGGCTGGAACACCCATGGTCACCATGCCAG GTGAAACCCTCGCTTCCCGTGTGGCTGCCTCACAACTCAGCTGTCTGGGCTGCCCTGAGCTAATAGCCCACAGTCGTCAGGAGTATGAGGACATAGCAGTCAAACTGGGCTCTGACATGGAATA CCTGAAGATGGTCAGAGCACGCGTCTGGAAGCAGCGGATCTGCAGCCCCCTTTTCAACACCAAGCAGTACACAATGGACCTGGAGAGGCTTTATCTGCAGATGTGGGATCACCATAGCAATGGCAACAAGCCTGAACACCTGGTCAAAATCCATTCAGTAGAGACCAGTGAGAATGCCTGA
- the LOC117261344 gene encoding UDP-N-acetylglucosamine--peptide N-acetylglucosaminyltransferase 110 kDa subunit isoform X1, whose product MATSVGNVADSTEPTKRMLSFQGLAELAHREYQSGDFEAAERHCMQLWRQEPDNTGVLLLLSSIHFQCRRLDRSAHFSTLAIKQNPLLAEAYSNLGNVYKERGQLQEAIEHYRHALRLKPDFIDGYINLAAALVAAGDMEGAVQAYVSALQYNPDLYCVRSDLGNLLKALGRLEEAKACYLKAIETQPNFAVAWSNLGCVFNAQGEIWLAIHHFEKAVTLDPNFLDAYINLGNVLKEARIFDRAVAGYLRALSLSPNHAVVHGNLACVYYEQGLIDLAIDTYRRAIELQPHFPDAYCNLANALKEKGNVSEAEECYNTALRLCPTHADSLNNLANIKREQGNIEEAVQLYRKALEVFPEFAAAHSNLASVLQQQGKLQEALMHYKEAIRISPTFADAYSNMGNTLKEMQDVQGALQCYTRAIQINPAFADAHSNLASIHKDSGNIPEAIASYRTALKLKPDFPDAYCNLAHCLQIVCDWTDYDERMKKLVSIVADQLDKNRLPSVHPHHSMLYPLSHGFRKAIAERHGNLCLDKVHALIKINALHKPAFEHPKDLKSSSGRLRIGYVSSDFGNHPTSHLMQSIPGMHNPEKFEVFCYALSPDDSTNFRVKVVAEAHHFTDLSQIPCNGKAADRIHQDGIHILVNMNGYTKGARNELFALRPAPIQTMWLGYPGTSGAPFMDYIISDKETSPLEVAEQYSEKLAYMPHTFFIGDHANMFPHLKKKAVIDFKSNGHIFDNRIVLNGIDLKAFLDSLPDVKVIMMKCDNNQESAGDTNGALSMPVIPMNTAAEAIINMINQGQIQVTINGFTVSNGLATTQINNKAATGEEVPRTIVVTTRSQYGLPEDSIVYCNFNQLYKIDPPTLQMWANILKRVPNSVLWLLRFPAVGEPNIQQYAQNMGLPGSRIIFSPVAPKEEHVRRGQLADVCLDTPLCNGHTTGMDVLWAGTPMVTMPGETLASRVAASQLSCLGCPELIAHSRQEYEDIAVKLGSDMEYLKMVRARVWKQRICSPLFNTKQYTMDLERLYLQMWDHHSNGNKPEHLVKIHSVETSENA is encoded by the exons ATGGCGACCTCAGTGGGAAACGTGGCTGACAGCACAG AACCGACAAAACGTATGCTTTCCTTCCAAGGGTTGGCCGAGCTGGCGCACCGGGAGTATCAGTCAGGGGACTTTGAAGCAGCTGAGCGCCACTGCATGCAGCTATGGAGACAGGAGCCTGATAACACAGGCGTGCTGCTACTCCTGTCCTCCATCCACTTCCAATGCCGAAGACTCGACAG GTCTGCTCATTTCAGCACCTTGGCCATCAAACAGAACCCGCTGTTGGCCGAGGCCTACTCCAACCTGGGAAACGTGTACAAGGAGCGTGGGCAACTGCAGGAGGCCATAGAGCATTATCGCCATGCCCTGAGACTGAAGCCAGATTTTATTGACGGATACATCAACctggcagcagctctggtggCTGCGGGGGACATGGAGGGAGCAGTGCAGGCTTATGTGTCTGCATTACAGTACAACCCT GATCTGTATTGTGTGCGCAGTGACTTGGGCAACTTGCTTAAAGCCCTTGGACGTTTGGAGGAGGCCAAG GCTTGTTACCTGAAAGCCATTGAGACTCAGCCCAACTTTGCAGTGGCTTGGAGCAACCTGGGCTGTGTGTTTAATGCCCAAGGAGAGATATGGTTGGCCATACACCATTTTGAAAAG GCTGTGACTCTGGACCCAAATTTCCTTGATGCATACATCAATTTAGGAAATGTTCTGAAGGAAGCCCGCATCTTTGACAG AGCGGTGGCTGGATACCTGAGAGCCCTGAGTCTCAGCCCCAACCATGCAGTTGTCCATGGAAACCTGGCCTGTGTCTACTATGAGCAAGGCCTCATTGACCTGGCTATTGACACCTACCGTCGGGCTATTGAACTGCAGCCCCACTTCCCTGATGCCTACTGTAATCTGGCAAATGCCCTGAAGGAGAAAGGCAAT GTGTCTGAAGCAGAGGAGTGCTACAACACAGCCTTGCGTTTGTGTCCAACCCATGCAGACTCTCTCAACAACTTGGCCAATATCAAGCGTGAGCAGGGCAACATTGAGGAGGCAGTTCAGCTCTACAGAAAAGCACTAGAG gtGTTCCCAGAGTTTGCAGCAGCTCATTCTAACCTTGCCAGTGTCCTGCAGCAGCAGGGCAAACTCCAGGAGGCCCTCATGCACTACAAAGAGGCCATCAG AATCAGCCCCACATTTGCTGATGCCTACTCCAACATGGGCAATACACTGAAGGAAATGCAGGATGTACAGGGAGCGCTGCAATGCTACACCCGTGCCATCCAGATCAACCCTGCCTTTGCTGACGCTCACAGCAATTTGGCCTCCATCCACAAG GATTCTGGAAACATCCCAGAGGCCATTGCATCTTACCGCACAGCCTTGAAACTCAAGCCAGACTTCCCTGATGCGTACTGCAACCTGGCACATTGCCTGCAG ATTGTGTGTGACTGGACAGATTATGATGAGCGGATGAAGAAGCTTGTGAGCATCGTGGCTGACCAGCTGGACAAGAACCGCTTGCCCTCAGTGCACCCACACCACAGCATGCTGTATCCTCTCTCTCACGGCTTCCGCAAGGCCATTGCCGAGCGCCACGGAAACCTTTGCCTGGACAAGGTACACGCACTGATCAAA attaacGCACTGCACAAACCTGCCTTTGAGCATCCGAAGGATCTGAAATCCAGCAGTGGACGTCTGCGCATTGGCTACGTCAGCTCTGACTTTGGCAACCACCCAACTTCTCACCTGATGCAGTCCATTCCTGGAATGCACAATCCTGAGAAATTTGAG gtgttctgcTATGCGCTCAGCCCTGATGATAGTACCAACTTCCGTGTGAAAGTGGTTGCAGAGGCTCATCATTTCACAGACCTCTCGCAG ATTCCTTGCAATGGCAAGGCAGCTGATCGTATTCACCAGGATGGAATCCACATCCTGGTCAACATGAACGGATACACCAAGGGAGCCCGAAATGAGCTGTTTGCCCTTCGCCCTGCCCCCATTCAG ACTATGTGGCTGGGTTACCCTGGAACCAGTGGGGCTCCTTTCATGGACTACATCATCTCTGACAAGGAGACGTCACCTTTGGAAGTAGCCGAGCAGTATTCTGAGAAACTGGCCTACATGCCCCATACTTTCTTCATCGGTGACCACGCCAACATGTTCCCTCACCTCAAG AAAAAGGCTGTGATTGATTTCAAATCTAATGGACACATCTTTGACAACCGCATCGTTCTTAATGGTATTGATCTGAAGGCCTTCTTGGACAGTCTGCCAGATGTTAAAGTGATAATG ATGAAGTGTGACAACAACCAGGAATCTGCTGGGGACACAAATGGAGCTCTGTCTATGCCTGTAATCCCCATGAACACAGCAGCTGAAGCAATCATCAACATGATCAACCAAGGCCAAATCCAGGTCACAATCAATGGCTTCACTGTAAGCAATGGCCTGGCCACCACACAG ATCAACAACAAAGCTGCCACTGGTGAAGAGGTGCCACGCACAATCGTCGTGACAACCCGCTCCCAGTATGGTCTCCCAGAGGACTCAATCGTCTACTGCAACTTCAACCAGCTCTACAAGATTGATCCCCCTACTCTTCAGATGTGGGCCAAT atcCTGAAGCGTGTGCCCAACAGTGTGCTGTGGCTTCTTCGCTTCCCAGCTGTCGGCGAGCCCAACATCCAGCAGTACGCTCAGAACATGGGTCTGCCTGGCTCCCGCATCATCTTCTCTCCGGTGGCCCCCAAGGAGGAGCATGTGAGAAGGGGCCAGCTGGCCGATGTGTGCCTGGACACTCCTCTGTGCAACGGTCACACCACAGGCATGGATGTTCTCTGGGCTGGAACACCCATGGTCACCATGCCAG GTGAAACCCTCGCTTCCCGTGTGGCTGCCTCACAACTCAGCTGTCTGGGCTGCCCTGAGCTAATAGCCCACAGTCGTCAGGAGTATGAGGACATAGCAGTCAAACTGGGCTCTGACATGGAATA CCTGAAGATGGTCAGAGCACGCGTCTGGAAGCAGCGGATCTGCAGCCCCCTTTTCAACACCAAGCAGTACACAATGGACCTGGAGAGGCTTTATCTGCAGATGTGGGATCACCATAGCAATGGCAACAAGCCTGAACACCTGGTCAAAATCCATTCAGTAGAGACCAGTGAGAATGCCTGA